From Coturnix japonica isolate 7356 chromosome 3, Coturnix japonica 2.1, whole genome shotgun sequence, the proteins below share one genomic window:
- the LOC107311915 gene encoding uncharacterized protein LOC107311915, whose product MAVDSFLLISSLLLVAGVTLLTTSWRQQVSDRCRQWWGWCQQVLALMSGAESQAGRHRSPLCRPRGSWQQGSRKQGSTIVPHLIQPGTTQPWLQPSLCPSLHMGSDTGTMSSMGKPGRPPRLDQHLQVLVAHGTPRSLHQRSRPRSGVKDLPPEISNYAKPPVKGMIFQEGLIQTEERKRWWEYKTKRRVWPMRPPVLPKGHKEAGAAARPSRGPALSLEKKAGTKTETCQPFNSGFSDQRSSEKSDRLAMERPYRQLLVSLKRPKTNNDGQQQVRQQN is encoded by the exons ATGGCTGTCGATAGCTTTCTCCTTATCTCCAGCCTCCTTCTGGTGGCTGGGGTGACTCTGCTCACCACTTCCTGGCGCCAGCAG GTTTCTGACCGGTGCCGGCAATGGTGGGGATGGTGTCAGCAAGTGTTAGCACTGATGTCAG GTGCTGAGAGTCAGGCAGGCAGGCACAGGAGCCCCCTGTGCAGGCCACGTGGCTCCTGGCAGCAAGGGTCACGAAAGCAGGGCAGTACCATCGTGCCCCATCTGATCCAGCCAGGAACGACCCAGCCTTGGTTGCAGCCCAGTCTGTGCCCTTCTCTTCACATGGGCTCTGACACTGGTACCATGAGCTCCATGGGGAAACCCGGCAGGCCTCCCAGACTGGACCAGCACCTGCAGGTTCTGGTGGCACATGGAACCCCCAGGAGTCTCCATCAGCGTTCAAGGCCACGCAGTGGAGTTAAAGACCTGCCACCTGAGATCTCCAACTACGCAAAGCCACCAGTGAAGGGGATGATCTTTCAGGAGGGCCTCAttcaaacagaagagagaaaacgCTGGTGGGAATACAAGACCAAGAGGCGTGTTTGGCCTATGCGCCCCCCCGTGCTTCCCAAAGGGCACAaggaagcaggagcagcagcaagacCATCCCGGGGACCAGCCTTGAGCCTGGAGAAAAAAGCGGGCACCAAAACTGAAACCTGCCAGCCCTTCAACTCTGGCTTCAGTGACCAGAGAAGCTCAGAGAAATCGGACAGGCTCGCTATGGAAAGGCCGTACCGGCAGCTCTTGGTGTCCCTGAAACGTCCCAAGACTAACAATGATGGTCAACAACAAGTCAGGCAGCAGAACTGA